The Shinella zoogloeoides genome contains the following window.
GTCGATCATCAGCTCGGCCTCGCGCTGGGCGGCGTCGAGCACGGCATCCTGATCGACATGAACAGGCTGCCGGTCGCGCAGCAGCACCTTGCCGCCGACGAGGACCGTGTGCACATCGTTGCCGTTGGCGAAATAGGTGACGCGGAATTCCGGCATATGGGCCGGATAGAGATGCGGGCGGCGCAGGTCGACGAGGATGACATCCGCCTTCTTGCCCGGCTCCAGCGAGCCGATCTCGCTTTCGAGGCCGAGCACACGGGCGGCGTCGATGGTGCACATTTCCAGCGCCTTGCCCGGCGGCAGCCAGCTTGGGTCGTGGAAATGGGTGCGGTGGTAGTGCATGCATTGCTGCATGTGGCGGAACATGTCCGCCGAACGATCCGGCGCGGTCGCATCCGAGCCGATGACGACGGTGACACCGGCATCGAGAAGTTCCGTCACCGGGCAGCGCGCGAGGATGGCCGCGACGGCGCTCGGATTGTGCACGATGGTCGTGCCGGTCTCCGCGCAGATCGCAATTTCCTCCTCGTCCAGCCCCGTCGCATGGGAGAGCAGCGTGCGCGGCCCGAGGATGCCGATTTCGCCCGCGATACGGACGCTACCTTTCGTATGGCCGTCCTGCGTGAAGACAAGCCCCCTCTCTTCCGCATACGCCTTGACCGCACGCGACTGCTCGACGGCCTCCTGCGCACCAGCCGCGTCCCGATAGCCGCGATGCAGCGTCGGCGTCAGCAGGGCGAGGTGCAGGCGGCCGTCATGGCTGCCGTGCCAGCGGTCGATGAGGGTCTTGCAGGTGGCGAACTGCTGGTCGAAGGAAACGGGATAGTCGGTTCGCGTTTCGCCCTCCCAGCGCGCGTAGGTCAGCGGGTGCGGCGGGCGCGTCGTGCCGACGGCAACCACCGAGCGCGTGCCGATGCCGAGCACGCCTTCCATATGCGCATCGCCATAGACCGGCTCGTCCGTGCGCATGATGGAATCGCCCCCGCCGAGCAGCGAGACGCCGGTGGTGACGCCGAAGCGCAGACGCTCCAGCGCGGCAAGCTGCGCCTCGGCAAACCAGAATTCCGGCGTCGAGCCGACCGTGTAGGCCCCGCGGCAGGCCTGATACCACGGATCGCTCCTGCCGCCGCCAAGCGTCTTGATCAAGCCGTGGCCGGCATGGGCGTGGGCATCGACGAAACCCGGCATGATCGCCATGCCGCGCGCATCGATGACCTCGCCGGCCGGATGCGCCGCCTCCACCTCCGCCGTCGCGCCGACGGCGACGATGCGGTCACCGGTGATGGCGACCGCCCCGTCGGCGATGATCCGGCGCTCCGGGTCGATGGCGATGACGGTGCCGTTCTTGATGAGGATGTCGGCCATGGCGGTCTCCTGTCACTGCGCCGCGGTCTGCCGCGAGAGGATACGATCCAGCGAGGGGGCGAGCCGCAGCAGTTCCTTGGTGTAGTCGTGCTGCGGCGCGGTGAACAGCGTCTCGGTCTCCGCCAGTTCGACGATCTCGCCCGACTTCATGACCGCGATGCGGTCGCACATCTGGCGGATCACCGCGAGGTCATGGCTGATGAACAGCATGGAGAGACCGGCAAGGTCGCGCAGATCCTTGAGCAGGTTGAGAAGCTGCGCCTGCACCGACACGTCGAGCGCCGAGGTCGGCTCGTCGCAGATCAGCAGCGACGGGCGCGGACCGAGCGCGCGGGCAATGGCGATGCGCTGGCGCTGGCCGCCGGAGAAGGCATGCGAGAATCGCGCGCCCGCATCGGCGGGCAGGCCCACCGCTTCGAGCAGCGTCTTCGCATCCTGCCGCGCCTCTTCCGCATTGGAGGCGAGCTTGTAGAACAGGATCGGCTCGGCAATGGCGGAATTGATGCGCAGGCGCGGATTGAGCGCGGAATAGGGGTCCTGGAACACCATCTGCAGGGACTGGCGAACGGATTTCTCGCGCCTTGCGCCGAGTGCCGTGCCCTGGAAGTCAATGCTGCCGGAACTCTGGGTAACGAGGCCGGCAATGGTGTTGGCGACGGTGGTCTTGCCGCAGCCGGATTCACCCACGAGGCCGAAGATCTCGCCGCGGCGAACATCGAAGGAAACGCCCTTCACCGCGCGGAAAACGGAGGATTTGCGGCCGGGAAGGATCGAGCGTCCGCCATATTCCACCGCAAGGTCGCGCACGGAGAGAACGACGTCGTCCTTGCTGCCGGTCTCGCTCTTCGTGCTCTTGGCGCGCACATCGGCGCGCGCGTCCAGCGTCACCTTCGTTTCCTCGCTCGGCACCGGCAGGCGCTCGAGACGGGTTTCGATCGGCGGCACGGCGGCGATCAGCGTGCGGGCATAGGGGGCCTGCGGATTGGTCAGCACATCGCGCGCCGAACCGCTTTCCACCACCGCGCCGTTCTGCATGATGGTGACGCGGTCGGCGATCTCCGCGACCACGCCCATATTATGCGTGACGAGCAGGACACCGACGCCGCGCTGGTCCGCAAGGTCACGGATCAGCTTGAGGATCTGTGCCTGCACGGATACGTCGAGCGCCGTGGTCGGCTCATCGGCGACGATGAGCTGGGGGTTGCAGGCAAGCGCCGTCGCGATGACGACGCGCTGGCGCTGGCCGCCAGAGAGCTGGTGCGGATAGGAGCCGAGCCGGCGCTCCGGCTCGGGAATGCCGACCGCCTTCATCAGCTCCAGCGCCCGCGCCTTCGCTTCCCTTGAAGAGAGCTTCAGATGGGCGAGCATGCCTTCGCAAAGCTGGCTTTCCACGGTGAAGAGCGGGTTGAGGCTCGTCATCGGATCCTGGAAGATCGCGCCGACATCGCGGCCGGGCACGATGCCCTCGGTGCGGCCGGTGCGCAGGTCGATCGGCTTGCCGGCGATCTCGATGGAGCCGGAGACGATCTTGCCGGGGGCCTGGAGAAGGCCCATCAGCGCATTGCCGACCGTGGTCTTGCCAGCGCCGGATTCGCCGACGAGAGCATGGATTTCGCCGGGGCGGATGAGAAGGTCGATATCCTTGACGGCGGTCAGCGTGCCGCCGTTGGCCAGCGGATAGTCGACGCGCAGCTTGCGGATGTCGAGAACGGGGGGCTTTGTTTCGGTCATCTCAGCGGGCCATCAGTTTCGGGTTGAAGCGGTCGCGCAGATAGTCGCCGATGATGTTGACGGCGAGCACGAGGACGACGAGCACGGCAGCCGGCATCACGGCGATCCACCAGAGGCCGGAAAACAGGAACTGGTTGCCGATGCGGATGAGCGTGCCGAGCGAGGGATAGGTCGGCGGCATGCCCGCGCCGAGGAAGGACAGCGTCGCTTCCGTCAGGATCGCGCCGGCAAGGTTGATCGTGGCAATGACCATGACCGAGCTCATGACGTTCGGCAGGATATGCCGGCCCATGATGCGCCCGGACGGCAGGCCGATCACCTTGGCGGCGCGCACATAGTCGCGCGCCACTTCCACCATGGTCGAGGCGCGGACCGTGCGAGCGTATTGCACCCATTCGTTGACGGCGATGGAGAAGATCAGCACCAGCGGCGCCCAGGTGAGCATCGCATCCGCGCTGAGCTGTGCGCGGGCGATGCCGCTGATGAGGAGCGCCACGAGAATGGTCGGGAAGCTGACAAGCACATCGGCGATACGCATGACGATGCCATCGACGATCCCGCCGAAGAAGCCGGCGACAAGGCCGAGGATCACGCCGAGCGCGGCGGCGAAGAACACCGCGCCGAGGCCGATGACGACGGAGATGCGCAGGCCGAACAGGATCACCGAGACGAGGTCGCGGCCCTGGTTGTCGGTGCCGAGCAGGAAGCGCGGATCGCCGCCTTCCATGAAGACCGGAGGAATCTCCATGTCGATGAGCGAATAGGAGGAAACGTCGCGCGGGTCCATCGGCGCGATCAGCGGCGCGAAGACGACGAGCACGAGCATGATGGCGAGCACCAGCCCGGCGATCATCACGGAAACCGGCGGAAGCCGGCGCATCAGGGATTGCGTGGCCATTATCGGGTCCTCAGGCGCGGATCGATGAGAGTGTAGAGAATGTCGACGATCATGTTGATCATGACGAAGAGGAAGCCGACGAAGAGCAGGTAGGCGGCCAGCACCGGCACGTCGGGATAGCCGACGGCATTGGTGAAGAGCAGGCCCATGCCCGGCCACTGGAACACCGTCTCGGTGACGATGGCGAAGGCGACGAGCTGGCCGATCTGCAGGCCGGTGACGGTGACGACCGGCATCAGCGCGTTGCGCAGCGCAAGGCGGCCGTAGATATAGGCGCGCGGCAGACCGCGGGCGAAGGCGAAGCGGATGTAATCCGAGGAGAGCACGTCGATCATTTCCGAGCGCACAAGCCGCATGATCAGCGTGAGCTGGAAGAGCGCCAGCGTGATCGACGGCAGGATCAGCGACTTCAGGCCCGAAACGGTGAGGAAACCCGTCTGCCAGAGGCCGAGGTCGACGAGGTCGCCACGCCCGGAGGACGGCAGCCAGCGCAGGTTGACGGCAAAGACGAGGATCAGCAGCAGGCCGGTGACGAAGGTGGGCATCGAAACGCCGACCAGCGTGGTCGCCTGGGTGAGCCGCGACAGGAAGGAATTCGGCTTCAGCGCGCAGAGAACGCCGAGCGGGATGCCGATGGCAAGCGCCATCACGGTGGCGACGACCACCAGTTCGAGCGTCGCGGGAAGGCGGCTCATCAACAGGCTCGCAACGGGCTGCTGGTAACGGAAGCTCGTGCCGAAATCGCCCGTCAGCACCTTGCCGACGAAATCGAGGAACTGCACGAGGAGCGGCTTGTCGAGGCCGAGCGCCAGGCGCAGCGCATCCTTTTCCGCCTGCGTCGCGCCTTCGCGCACCATGGCCGAGACGGGATCGCCGACAAAGCGGAACATGATGAAGGCGATGGCCGTCACGGCAATCATCACGAGGATGGCCTGGAGCAGCCGCATCGAGAATAGTCTGAGCATCGCAATGGTCCTTGCAAGGGAGCATTCAGGCCCGAAAGGGCGGAACCGGGCCGTTCGCTCCATCTTCCCCGCGCCACAGGCTGCGGGAACCGGCCGGATAGCGGACGGTCCCGACCGGCGCGCGCCAGCCGGGACCATGCCTCGGGAGAAACCCTTACTTCTTGACCTGCGCGAACCAGGGACGAACGTATTCGTCCGGGAACTGCGGGATATCGACCTTGTTGCTCATCGCCCAGGCGACCGGCTGCTGATGCAGCGGAATGAACAGCGCCTCGTCATGGGTGATGCGGAAGGCTTCCTTCAGCATGTCGACGCGCTTGGTCTCGTCCAGCTCGACGGAAGCCGAGCGGGTGAGCGCGTCGATACGCGGATCGGAAAGGCCGTTCGGGTTGGAACCGCCATAGGTGCCGTCATTGGTGGCGAGCAGCGCCTGAAGCACGCTGTAGCCGTCCATCGCCGGCAGCGAGGCCCAGCCGAGCATGTAGACGTCGAGTTCGCCATTATCCATGCGCGGGAAGTAGGTCGTCTTGCTTTCGACGCTGAGGTCCACCTGAACGCCGATCTTCGCCCACATGGAGGAGATGGCAAGGCAGATCTGCTCGTCGGCGATGTAGCGGTCGTTCGAGCAGGCAAGGCCCGTCTTGAAGCCATCCGGGTAGCCGGCTTCCGCCAGCAGCGCCTTGGCCTTGTCGACATCGTATTCCAGCGGCACGTCGATCGCGTCGTCATGGCCGGTGACGGCCGGGGCGACCAGCATGCCGGCGACGCGCGACTTGCCGCGCATCAGGCGCTTCTGGATCGTGTTGAGGTCGATAGCGTGCCAGAGCGCCTGGCGCACCTTCACGTTGAGCATCGGGTTCGGCACGCCGGGCGCGGCATGCAATTCCTTCTTGAAGTTGAGCGCCAGCATGATGGTGCGCAGCGACGGATCCTGCACAACCTTCAGGCCTTCGGTCGCGGCGATGCGGTCGACGTCCTGCAGCGGAACCGGGGCGATCATGTCGACTTCGCCGGAAAGCAGGGCGGCGACGCGGGTCGCATCCGAGGCGATCGGGCGGAACTCCACTTCCGTCAGGTTATGCTGCGGGGTGTCCCACCATTCCTTGTTGACCTCGAAGACCGAGCGGGAATCCGGCTCGTAGCTCTTCAGCTTGAAGGGGCCGGTGCCGTTGGCGTGGTTGTTGGCATAGGTGACGACGCCGGTCGCCGTGTTGCCCGGCTTCAGCGCGTCGTGCTCCACCATCCACGGCTTGCTCATGATATAGATGGCGGCAAGGTCGTTGAGGAGCAGCGGATAGGGGCCGCGCAGGATGAGGTCGACCGTGTAGTCGTCCACCTTCTCGACGCCGGTAACGGCGGAAAGGTTCTCGCGGTTGCGCGCGCCCGGATCGATCTGGCGCTGGATCGTCGCCACGACGTCGTCGGCGTTGAAGGGCTGGCCCTCATGGAACTTCACGCCCTGGCGCAGCTTGAAGCGCCAGCGCGTCGGCTCGACGATTTCCCAGGAGGTGGCGAGCGCCGGCTCCAGCTTCAGCTCCTTGTTGCGGCGGACCAGCGGGTCGAAGACCATGTGCTGGACGCTCTGGGTGAAGCTGTCAACCTGGGCGTTGGGGTCATAGGTGATGACGTCGCCGGAGGCCGCCCAGCGGAACGTTTCGG
Protein-coding sequences here:
- a CDS encoding amidohydrolase family protein — protein: MADILIKNGTVIAIDPERRIIADGAVAITGDRIVAVGATAEVEAAHPAGEVIDARGMAIMPGFVDAHAHAGHGLIKTLGGGRSDPWYQACRGAYTVGSTPEFWFAEAQLAALERLRFGVTTGVSLLGGGDSIMRTDEPVYGDAHMEGVLGIGTRSVVAVGTTRPPHPLTYARWEGETRTDYPVSFDQQFATCKTLIDRWHGSHDGRLHLALLTPTLHRGYRDAAGAQEAVEQSRAVKAYAEERGLVFTQDGHTKGSVRIAGEIGILGPRTLLSHATGLDEEEIAICAETGTTIVHNPSAVAAILARCPVTELLDAGVTVVIGSDATAPDRSADMFRHMQQCMHYHRTHFHDPSWLPPGKALEMCTIDAARVLGLESEIGSLEPGKKADVILVDLRRPHLYPAHMPEFRVTYFANGNDVHTVLVGGKVLLRDRQPVHVDQDAVLDAAQREAELMIDRLGLRYALETPPMFWGHSRDLDVLE
- a CDS encoding dipeptide ABC transporter ATP-binding protein yields the protein MTETKPPVLDIRKLRVDYPLANGGTLTAVKDIDLLIRPGEIHALVGESGAGKTTVGNALMGLLQAPGKIVSGSIEIAGKPIDLRTGRTEGIVPGRDVGAIFQDPMTSLNPLFTVESQLCEGMLAHLKLSSREAKARALELMKAVGIPEPERRLGSYPHQLSGGQRQRVVIATALACNPQLIVADEPTTALDVSVQAQILKLIRDLADQRGVGVLLVTHNMGVVAEIADRVTIMQNGAVVESGSARDVLTNPQAPYARTLIAAVPPIETRLERLPVPSEETKVTLDARADVRAKSTKSETGSKDDVVLSVRDLAVEYGGRSILPGRKSSVFRAVKGVSFDVRRGEIFGLVGESGCGKTTVANTIAGLVTQSSGSIDFQGTALGARREKSVRQSLQMVFQDPYSALNPRLRINSAIAEPILFYKLASNAEEARQDAKTLLEAVGLPADAGARFSHAFSGGQRQRIAIARALGPRPSLLICDEPTSALDVSVQAQLLNLLKDLRDLAGLSMLFISHDLAVIRQMCDRIAVMKSGEIVELAETETLFTAPQHDYTKELLRLAPSLDRILSRQTAAQ
- a CDS encoding ABC transporter permease gives rise to the protein MATQSLMRRLPPVSVMIAGLVLAIMLVLVVFAPLIAPMDPRDVSSYSLIDMEIPPVFMEGGDPRFLLGTDNQGRDLVSVILFGLRISVVIGLGAVFFAAALGVILGLVAGFFGGIVDGIVMRIADVLVSFPTILVALLISGIARAQLSADAMLTWAPLVLIFSIAVNEWVQYARTVRASTMVEVARDYVRAAKVIGLPSGRIMGRHILPNVMSSVMVIATINLAGAILTEATLSFLGAGMPPTYPSLGTLIRIGNQFLFSGLWWIAVMPAAVLVVLVLAVNIIGDYLRDRFNPKLMAR
- a CDS encoding ABC transporter permease, whose protein sequence is MLRLFSMRLLQAILVMIAVTAIAFIMFRFVGDPVSAMVREGATQAEKDALRLALGLDKPLLVQFLDFVGKVLTGDFGTSFRYQQPVASLLMSRLPATLELVVVATVMALAIGIPLGVLCALKPNSFLSRLTQATTLVGVSMPTFVTGLLLILVFAVNLRWLPSSGRGDLVDLGLWQTGFLTVSGLKSLILPSITLALFQLTLIMRLVRSEMIDVLSSDYIRFAFARGLPRAYIYGRLALRNALMPVVTVTGLQIGQLVAFAIVTETVFQWPGMGLLFTNAVGYPDVPVLAAYLLFVGFLFVMINMIVDILYTLIDPRLRTR
- a CDS encoding ABC transporter substrate-binding protein, producing MKTLLAGLAVLAPLSTPALAETFRWAASGDVITYDPNAQVDSFTQSVQHMVFDPLVRRNKELKLEPALATSWEIVEPTRWRFKLRQGVKFHEGQPFNADDVVATIQRQIDPGARNRENLSAVTGVEKVDDYTVDLILRGPYPLLLNDLAAIYIMSKPWMVEHDALKPGNTATGVVTYANNHANGTGPFKLKSYEPDSRSVFEVNKEWWDTPQHNLTEVEFRPIASDATRVAALLSGEVDMIAPVPLQDVDRIAATEGLKVVQDPSLRTIMLALNFKKELHAAPGVPNPMLNVKVRQALWHAIDLNTIQKRLMRGKSRVAGMLVAPAVTGHDDAIDVPLEYDVDKAKALLAEAGYPDGFKTGLACSNDRYIADEQICLAISSMWAKIGVQVDLSVESKTTYFPRMDNGELDVYMLGWASLPAMDGYSVLQALLATNDGTYGGSNPNGLSDPRIDALTRSASVELDETKRVDMLKEAFRITHDEALFIPLHQQPVAWAMSNKVDIPQFPDEYVRPWFAQVKK